The following are from one region of the Cronobacter dublinensis subsp. dublinensis LMG 23823 genome:
- a CDS encoding Imm42 family immunity protein → MIIGNPYQIAIQVEQVDVLCSPSGIFNFIINDMFIPGKGVTIDLYIVISSLKESLEAGVREINEDIGNVSIDKIDFSEGTPEKLISLNVAELYDYGCAFWLGFDGNEDRLIYTLDFESGFNESRFPRGTIEKLIRTLPLADTLIMDKTNDIIITKIN, encoded by the coding sequence ATGATAATTGGTAATCCTTATCAAATTGCAATACAAGTAGAGCAGGTAGATGTTTTATGCTCTCCTAGTGGAATTTTTAATTTTATTATCAACGATATGTTCATCCCCGGCAAAGGAGTTACTATAGATCTTTATATTGTAATATCTTCATTAAAAGAGAGTCTGGAAGCTGGAGTCCGAGAAATAAATGAGGATATTGGCAATGTTTCTATAGATAAAATTGATTTTTCCGAAGGAACACCTGAAAAATTAATATCATTGAATGTTGCTGAATTATATGATTACGGGTGTGCTTTTTGGTTGGGATTTGACGGTAATGAAGATCGTCTAATCTATACTTTAGATTTTGAAAGTGGTTTTAACGAGAGTCGCTTTCCTAGAGGGACGATAGAGAAATTAATCAGGACATTGCCTTTGGCAGATACGCTAATTATGGATAAAACTAATGATATTATAATTACAAAGATAAATTAG
- a CDS encoding DNA/RNA non-specific endonuclease — MDEGGHLIASIFGGFGEKLNIVPMNGNLNKGAWKQMENTWVTALKEGKQVKFKIDPVYSGSSVRPDNFTIQNQIGNNKPIRETFQNAPGGK; from the coding sequence TTGGATGAAGGTGGGCACCTGATAGCCAGCATTTTTGGTGGATTTGGTGAGAAGCTTAATATAGTTCCAATGAATGGCAATCTGAATAAGGGAGCCTGGAAACAAATGGAAAATACGTGGGTTACTGCCCTGAAGGAGGGTAAACAGGTGAAATTTAAGATAGATCCAGTTTATTCTGGTAGTAGTGTGAGGCCGGATAATTTTACTATTCAAAATCAGATCGGTAACAATAAGCCTATAAGAGAAACATTCCAGAATGCTCCAGGTGGGAAGTAA
- a CDS encoding antitoxin YezG family protein, with product MSTENELYLCIGRSLYSTAPDNAKAVLLDAELSPESDHVKFSFDYIDNAGKKNWFTPESAKTDSELMDCLVKLRHYYIENNLTNGRPAWHGCEVTLDVDKMKLSIDFRYDD from the coding sequence ATGTCTACTGAAAATGAATTGTACTTGTGTATTGGGCGCTCCCTTTACAGCACGGCACCAGATAATGCAAAAGCTGTATTATTAGATGCAGAGTTGTCTCCAGAAAGTGATCATGTTAAATTTTCATTTGATTACATTGATAATGCGGGAAAGAAGAACTGGTTTACTCCCGAAAGTGCAAAGACCGACAGTGAGTTGATGGATTGCCTCGTGAAACTCCGTCATTACTATATTGAAAACAACCTGACCAATGGCCGCCCTGCGTGGCATGGATGTGAGGTGACGCTGGATGTGGATAAAATGAAGCTCAGTATAGATTTCCGTTACGACGATTAG
- a CDS encoding VENN motif pre-toxin domain-containing protein, which yields MVKAQGGNAATGAAGGFVAASGSAALSLAFYNKKPEELSPDEKTVIVNLVAALGAAGGSMAAGNSTGIGSGANAARVEVENNYLSGKEPEMFAKKLADCGDNGSCRADVMKELAETSNKNIEGFSDCLKAGTKHASVTS from the coding sequence TTGGTAAAAGCGCAGGGAGGAAATGCCGCCACAGGTGCAGCCGGAGGATTTGTTGCCGCGTCAGGTTCTGCTGCGCTGTCTCTGGCGTTTTATAATAAAAAGCCAGAAGAACTCTCTCCGGATGAAAAAACGGTCATTGTTAACCTCGTTGCAGCACTGGGCGCGGCGGGCGGTAGCATGGCCGCAGGGAACAGCACCGGTATTGGCAGTGGTGCAAACGCCGCCAGGGTTGAGGTTGAGAATAACTATCTGAGTGGCAAAGAACCGGAAATGTTCGCGAAGAAACTGGCCGATTGCGGTGACAATGGCAGTTGTCGGGCAGACGTCATGAAGGAACTGGCTGAGACGTCGAACAAGAATATCGAAGGGTTCAGCGACTGCCTGAAAGCAGGGACAAAGCATGCATCAGTGACAAGCTGA
- a CDS encoding adhesin, whose amino-acid sequence MDKLARGDLPEGANITKVIVEGYQDGVMIAGAWYLGPAASVRKVISSGIIAEIANGSYQWFDLSQPGNERKKWDYKSSFSAGISGLLAPGRTLWANTGIAAGSAFFTDGPNMGSIAGSTIGAWAGGKFGELEIFYEPINDIFGGLVAEVISNRVKDKANGNNKNQETK is encoded by the coding sequence TTGGATAAGCTTGCAAGAGGTGATTTGCCTGAGGGCGCTAACATCACGAAGGTTATTGTTGAAGGCTATCAGGATGGGGTCATGATTGCTGGGGCTTGGTACCTCGGACCCGCTGCATCAGTACGCAAAGTGATAAGCAGCGGAATCATTGCAGAAATCGCTAATGGAAGCTACCAGTGGTTCGATTTAAGTCAGCCGGGGAATGAAAGGAAAAAGTGGGATTATAAAAGCAGTTTCAGTGCCGGGATATCAGGCTTGCTTGCACCAGGTCGAACTTTATGGGCAAATACGGGGATTGCTGCTGGTAGCGCTTTTTTTACTGATGGTCCTAACATGGGGTCTATTGCAGGTTCTACAATTGGTGCATGGGCTGGCGGAAAATTTGGAGAGCTGGAAATTTTCTATGAGCCGATTAATGATATATTTGGTGGCTTGGTAGCGGAGGTGATAAGTAATCGTGTTAAGGACAAAGCTAATGGGAATAACAAAAATCAAGAAACTAAATAA
- a CDS encoding SCO4402 family protein: MEKLELSQLKYPEMRKELIDYIHGLSDREYQYQAWVEDNRPGGGHDELDYAIHFLYDDTDLADDPMSLIGWILTGKNEADVITNLVKALDIIFDKYGTELSDKEYLAKNEWENVLSMAKDAESVFLSCNLI; the protein is encoded by the coding sequence ATGGAAAAATTGGAACTCTCCCAATTAAAGTATCCAGAAATGCGTAAAGAACTTATCGATTATATTCATGGATTGAGTGATAGAGAATATCAGTATCAAGCATGGGTTGAAGATAATCGCCCCGGCGGTGGACATGACGAATTAGATTACGCTATCCATTTTTTGTACGATGACACAGACTTAGCTGACGATCCCATGTCATTGATTGGTTGGATACTAACGGGAAAAAATGAAGCTGATGTTATAACCAACTTAGTGAAGGCATTGGATATAATATTTGATAAATACGGGACAGAATTATCAGATAAAGAATATCTTGCTAAGAATGAATGGGAAAATGTACTTTCTATGGCAAAAGATGCCGAGAGTGTTTTTTTGTCTTGTAATTTGATTTAA
- a CDS encoding VENN motif pre-toxin domain-containing protein yields the protein MVKAQGGNAAAGAAGGFVAASGSERLSAAFYNTKSEELFPDEKTVIVNLVAALGAAGGSMAAGNSTSISSGSNAARVEVENNSVGCDPRMCAAQGSVTNSCTEAAQLAVTCLAAAVAQLLLLQYCWRYLGMMCQKCPIIREAIR from the coding sequence TTGGTAAAAGCCCAGGGAGGAAATGCCGCCGCAGGTGCAGCCGGAGGATTTGTTGCCGCGTCAGGTTCGGAAAGGCTGTCTGCGGCGTTTTATAATACAAAGTCAGAAGAACTCTTTCCGGATGAAAAAACGGTCATTGTTAACCTCGTTGCAGCACTGGGCGCGGCGGGCGGTAGCATGGCCGCAGGGAACAGCACCAGTATCAGCAGTGGTTCAAACGCCGCCAGGGTTGAGGTTGAGAATAATTCTGTGGGCTGCGACCCAAGGATGTGTGCTGCTCAAGGCTCGGTGACGAATTCATGTACGGAGGCAGCACAATTGGCAGTAACATGTCTAGCGGCGGCGGTGGCGCAATTACTTTTGCTGCAATACTGTTGGCGATATTTGGGAATGATGTGCCAAAAGTGCCCAATAATACGGGAGGCGATCAGATAG
- a CDS encoding polymorphic toxin type 33 domain-containing protein has protein sequence MKVADDKFSKNNGVDAHRIKKYFLGAKAEIKLYDIYVDKNSRQLWIFRKGGKGEGIPTGEYINK, from the coding sequence ATCAAAGTTGCTGATGATAAATTCTCAAAGAACAACGGGGTTGATGCTCATCGGATCAAAAAATATTTTCTTGGTGCGAAGGCGGAAATCAAGCTTTACGATATTTATGTCGATAAAAACAGTAGGCAGTTATGGATTTTTAGAAAAGGCGGTAAAGGCGAAGGCATTCCAACCGGTGAATACATCAATAAGTAG
- a CDS encoding DUF4279 domain-containing protein, with protein MDKTTVKAEFSICGDVFDPHEITTLLQIEPTEVCLKGVISGTRKRPSTETSWSKCTEKEESYDVGEQTDKLLSLLKDKVSTLNKIKENDNVTFIFSLLIEVENGEKPAIYWSIDTNRFLGEIGAESSIDIYFYS; from the coding sequence ATGGATAAAACAACAGTAAAGGCGGAGTTTTCAATATGTGGGGATGTTTTTGATCCTCATGAAATAACGACTCTTTTACAGATTGAACCAACGGAAGTTTGTCTAAAAGGCGTTATAAGTGGAACAAGAAAGAGACCAAGTACAGAAACCAGTTGGTCAAAATGTACTGAGAAAGAAGAATCCTATGATGTTGGAGAACAAACCGATAAGTTGTTATCCTTATTAAAGGATAAGGTCTCTACTCTGAATAAAATAAAAGAAAATGATAATGTTACATTTATTTTTTCTCTTCTAATAGAAGTTGAAAATGGAGAAAAACCAGCGATTTACTGGTCAATAGATACAAACCGGTTTTTAGGTGAGATCGGTGCGGAAAGCTCTATCGATATCTACTTCTACAGCTGA
- a CDS encoding MafI family immunity protein yields MYELDCKIKEFGALFFDRIDTEMLQDAIRYVEHGERGLAFETICDHISEYDIPITEKEYARALSLCNDLELDFNDISIVHMKSLILK; encoded by the coding sequence ATGTATGAATTAGACTGTAAGATTAAAGAATTTGGCGCTCTTTTTTTTGACCGCATAGACACAGAAATGTTGCAGGATGCGATTAGATATGTCGAACATGGCGAGAGAGGGTTGGCCTTTGAAACGATATGCGATCACATCAGTGAATATGATATTCCTATAACTGAGAAAGAGTATGCCAGAGCTCTCTCTCTTTGTAACGATTTAGAGCTAGATTTTAATGACATCAGCATCGTTCATATGAAAAGTTTAATATTGAAGTAA
- a CDS encoding histidine phosphatase family protein — protein sequence MHLILIRHAETAWNRGGLIQGHQDSALTARGLQETTALLAALAHDFPSVDRVYTSPAGRARHMGDAIASHFGCPISVEPLVQEQAFGDYEGLSRVPRLVPFIQDTDLSFSTSKGKMKCIRIMEL from the coding sequence ATGCACCTTATCCTTATTCGCCACGCTGAAACAGCGTGGAACCGCGGCGGACTCATTCAGGGGCATCAGGACAGCGCGCTGACGGCGCGTGGTTTGCAGGAAACCACCGCGCTCCTTGCAGCCCTGGCGCACGATTTCCCCTCGGTTGACAGGGTGTACACCTCGCCTGCGGGCCGCGCGCGCCATATGGGTGACGCCATCGCGAGCCATTTTGGCTGCCCGATCTCTGTTGAGCCGCTGGTACAGGAGCAGGCGTTTGGCGATTACGAAGGCCTGTCGCGGGTACCGCGTCTGGTGCCTTTTATCCAGGATACTGATTTATCTTTTTCAACTTCTAAGGGGAAAATGAAATGTATACGGATAATGGAGCTTTGA
- a CDS encoding CDI toxin immunity protein, translating to MTLFEECAEVLKPNFTIVAGNDEEMAIKILYEHGATNGYIDWGIKSYTLYNDFQELLKSGVVKDDKVFVFADDVDVPIFETTLSLIAANADDVLALCPKIYIYNNDFLLQPMYPYGEINFLKK from the coding sequence ATGACCTTATTCGAAGAGTGTGCGGAAGTATTGAAGCCTAACTTTACCATCGTAGCTGGTAATGATGAGGAAATGGCAATTAAAATCTTATATGAGCATGGGGCCACCAATGGATATATTGACTGGGGTATCAAAAGCTATACGCTTTATAATGACTTCCAGGAGCTTTTGAAAAGTGGCGTCGTAAAGGATGATAAGGTTTTTGTTTTTGCGGATGATGTAGATGTCCCTATTTTTGAAACAACCCTGTCTCTTATCGCTGCAAACGCTGATGATGTCTTAGCTTTATGCCCTAAAATATATATTTACAACAACGACTTTCTTTTGCAACCCATGTATCCATATGGGGAGATTAATTTCTTAAAAAAATAA
- a CDS encoding histidine phosphatase family protein: MNLILIRHAETAWNRGGLIQGHQDSALTARGVQETTALLAALAHDFPSVDRVYTSPAGRARHMGDAIASHFGCPLSVEPLVQEQSFGDYEGLSRVQLQRDEPARAEALFSTDAAFTPPGGESLAAAAQRLLSFINNKLAATPHTTCCVVTHGHILQGALALLKDGNIDNFPRYAQPNASYARLSVAPDLCDVIQWGIATHLRHLSQT; the protein is encoded by the coding sequence ATGAACCTTATCCTTATTCGCCACGCTGAAACAGCGTGGAACCGCGGCGGACTCATTCAGGGGCATCAGGACAGCGCGCTGACGGCGCGTGGCGTGCAGGAAACCACCGCGCTCCTTGCAGCCCTGGCGCACGATTTCCCCTCGGTTGACAGGGTGTACACCTCGCCTGCGGGCCGCGCACGTCATATGGGTGACGCCATCGCGAGCCATTTTGGCTGCCCGCTCTCTGTTGAGCCGCTGGTACAGGAACAGTCGTTCGGCGATTACGAAGGCCTGTCGAGGGTGCAGTTGCAGCGTGATGAGCCTGCCCGCGCAGAGGCGCTGTTTTCAACCGATGCCGCATTCACACCGCCTGGCGGGGAATCGCTCGCAGCCGCCGCGCAGCGTCTGCTGTCTTTTATTAACAATAAACTTGCCGCAACCCCTCACACCACCTGCTGCGTTGTGACGCACGGGCATATCCTTCAGGGCGCGCTGGCGCTCCTCAAAGATGGCAATATCGATAACTTCCCGCGCTATGCGCAGCCGAATGCGAGCTATGCGCGGTTAAGCGTCGCTCCCGACCTGTGCGACGTCATTCAGTGGGGCATCGCCACCCATTTGCGACACCTGTCACAAACGTAA
- a CDS encoding COG4705 family protein, which produces MQNSTSALSKVPAVTAAFWLTKIAATTLGETGGDAVTMSMDLGYLTGTLIFAAIFLAAVVVQIRHRSFNKWIYWFTVIATTTVGTTLADFADRSLGIGYLGGTVLLSSLLVISLLVWRVTCGTIAVDSVNNVRTESFYWVTIMFSQTLGTALGDWTADSEGFGYDGGILLFVGALAVIWLASRFTTVSRTVLFWAAFILTRPLGAVVGDFLDKPVANGGLELSRYGASATLIGLILLCLWIFPHRAALKKRTPVF; this is translated from the coding sequence ATGCAAAACTCTACCTCTGCGCTCAGCAAAGTTCCTGCCGTCACCGCCGCGTTCTGGCTGACGAAAATCGCCGCCACGACGCTCGGTGAAACCGGCGGCGACGCGGTCACGATGTCGATGGATCTCGGTTATCTCACCGGCACGCTCATCTTCGCGGCGATCTTCCTCGCGGCGGTGGTCGTGCAAATTCGCCATCGCAGCTTTAATAAGTGGATCTACTGGTTCACGGTGATTGCCACCACCACGGTTGGCACCACGCTTGCGGATTTCGCCGACCGCTCGTTAGGCATTGGCTACCTCGGCGGCACGGTGCTGTTAAGCAGCCTGCTGGTCATCTCGCTGCTGGTCTGGCGCGTGACGTGCGGCACCATCGCGGTGGATTCAGTGAATAACGTGCGTACCGAGAGCTTTTACTGGGTGACGATTATGTTCTCCCAGACCCTCGGCACGGCGCTTGGCGACTGGACGGCAGACAGCGAAGGCTTCGGTTACGACGGCGGCATCCTCTTGTTCGTCGGCGCGCTGGCGGTTATCTGGCTGGCAAGCCGCTTTACGACGGTCTCACGCACCGTGCTGTTCTGGGCCGCGTTTATCCTCACCCGTCCGCTTGGCGCAGTGGTGGGCGATTTCCTCGATAAACCGGTGGCGAATGGCGGTCTTGAACTTAGCCGCTATGGCGCGTCAGCCACGCTGATTGGCCTGATCCTGCTCTGCCTGTGGATATTTCCGCATCGCGCCGCGCTGAAAAAACGCACGCCGGTCTTCTGA
- a CDS encoding ParB/Srx family N-terminal domain-containing protein, with product MTHYWWKDLHDRNEAWVGLALTVKGETPAGLALEMLSGNHGRMALQLRGETLFWGAVLKDYSGVWLVTNREHPDQQNLLPPVRSEDIEAIKRKGEAAWTGEWCRYFARQLMDAPTPLLAPRDWLLRPMLPVQTKAPRALSTTPDIDQWRFKTPASAGDWGLDWALYGEDLRSLTDPDVVRLVDWWWGGHLLMGRYPVDPDAGRLKWWRKKCREGALPPVLVWYIAGLSSYVVLDGHYRLHAAMEEGIPPTFLVLSEFAERQFPADEEQRERVNRALALQQAKNPGCNIDGINQTLINLWDRRYLYAETHSRAILGNGEGWAREVTAYLRRHGHEMHLKNVLNGTETPPESAG from the coding sequence ATGACACACTACTGGTGGAAAGATTTACACGATCGCAACGAGGCCTGGGTGGGGCTGGCGCTGACCGTGAAGGGCGAAACGCCCGCCGGTCTTGCGCTGGAGATGCTGAGCGGCAATCACGGACGTATGGCGCTCCAGCTGCGCGGCGAGACCCTCTTCTGGGGGGCGGTCCTGAAGGATTACTCCGGCGTCTGGCTGGTGACCAACCGCGAACATCCCGATCAGCAGAACCTGCTGCCGCCGGTGCGCTCCGAAGATATCGAAGCCATTAAACGCAAAGGCGAGGCCGCATGGACGGGCGAATGGTGCCGCTATTTCGCGCGCCAGTTGATGGACGCGCCCACGCCGTTGCTGGCCCCGCGCGACTGGCTGCTGCGCCCGATGCTGCCCGTGCAGACGAAGGCGCCCCGTGCTCTCAGTACGACGCCTGACATCGACCAGTGGCGCTTTAAAACGCCTGCCAGCGCGGGCGACTGGGGGCTGGACTGGGCGTTATATGGCGAGGATCTTCGCTCGCTGACCGACCCTGACGTGGTCCGTCTGGTGGACTGGTGGTGGGGCGGTCATCTGCTGATGGGCCGTTATCCGGTCGATCCGGATGCCGGGCGGCTCAAGTGGTGGCGTAAAAAATGCCGCGAGGGCGCGCTGCCGCCGGTGCTGGTCTGGTATATCGCCGGGCTGTCATCCTATGTGGTGCTGGACGGCCATTATCGTCTGCATGCGGCAATGGAAGAGGGCATCCCGCCGACATTTTTGGTGCTGAGCGAATTCGCGGAACGCCAGTTCCCGGCGGATGAAGAACAGCGCGAGCGCGTCAACCGCGCACTGGCATTGCAGCAGGCGAAAAACCCCGGCTGCAATATCGACGGCATTAACCAGACACTGATTAACCTCTGGGACCGGCGCTATCTCTATGCCGAAACCCACAGCCGCGCCATTCTCGGCAACGGCGAAGGCTGGGCGCGGGAGGTCACCGCGTACCTGCGCCGCCACGGGCACGAGATGCATCTCAAGAATGTGCTGAACGGCACGGAAACCCCGCCGGAGAGCGCCGGGTAA
- a CDS encoding GNAT family N-acetyltransferase, translating into MFLQTTRLLLRPVSATDVDDLFRIYGDPATNAFNPAGPYPDRLHAEDVMGRWLAHWQANGFGNWRIALKTAPDETIGFGGLSLSRYADVEINNLGYRFATAAWGQGLATEFALRAVRCGFEILELGEISAVVRGNHLASRKVLTNAGLRYVRDIHDVPDAPPSLLYTLTRDDWRAG; encoded by the coding sequence ATGTTTTTGCAGACGACGCGTTTACTTCTTCGCCCGGTTTCAGCAACGGATGTGGACGATTTATTTCGTATTTACGGCGATCCGGCGACGAACGCCTTCAACCCGGCGGGCCCCTACCCGGATCGCCTGCATGCCGAAGACGTGATGGGCCGCTGGCTGGCGCACTGGCAGGCCAATGGCTTTGGCAACTGGCGCATCGCGTTAAAAACCGCGCCCGATGAGACGATTGGCTTTGGCGGGCTCAGCCTCAGCCGCTATGCGGACGTGGAAATCAACAACCTCGGCTACCGTTTTGCAACCGCGGCGTGGGGACAGGGGCTCGCGACGGAGTTCGCCCTGCGCGCCGTGCGCTGCGGGTTTGAGATCCTGGAGCTTGGGGAGATTTCAGCGGTAGTGCGCGGCAATCACCTCGCGTCGCGCAAGGTGCTGACCAACGCCGGGCTGCGCTATGTACGCGACATTCATGATGTGCCGGACGCGCCGCCGAGCCTGCTGTATACGCTGACGCGCGACGACTGGCGCGCCGGTTGA